One Festucalex cinctus isolate MCC-2025b chromosome 1, RoL_Fcin_1.0, whole genome shotgun sequence genomic region harbors:
- the gadd45aa gene encoding growth arrest and DNA-damage-inducible, alpha, a isoform X1 has product MYNMTFEEISGDYSQERMDSVAKALEEILTRALPQDCITVGVYEAAKSLNVDPDNVVLCILAADDEDVKDVALQIHFTLIQAFCCENDINILRVNNTRRLAQILAAGGGGGKQSGGEPLDLHCVLVTSPESSVWKDPALSKVNVFCRESRCMDQWVPIINLPER; this is encoded by the exons ATGTACAACATGACATTTGAGGAAATAAGTGGGGATTACTCTCAAGAAAG AATGGATTCAGTGGCGAAAGCCTTAGAAGAAATCCTGACCAGAGCCTTGCCACAGGACTGCATAACTGTGGGCGTCTATGAGGCAGCAAAGTCCCTCAATGT GGACCCCGACAATGTGGTCTTGTGCATCTTGGCGGCCGATGACGAAGACGTGAAAGACGTGGCCCTGCAGATCCACTTTACGCTCATCCAGGCTTTCTGCTGCGAGAATGACATCAACATCCTGAGAGTGAACAACACCCGGCGCCTGGCTCAAATTCTGGcggcgggaggaggaggaggaaagcaGAGCGGGGGCGAGCCCTTGGACCTGCACTGTGTGCTTGTCACT AGCCCCGAGTCTTCCGTGTGGAAGGACCCCGCCTTGAGCAAAGTCAACGTCTTCTGCAGGGAGAGCCGATGTATGGACCAGTGGGTGCCCATCATCAACCTGCCCGAACGATGA
- the gadd45aa gene encoding growth arrest and DNA-damage-inducible, alpha, a isoform X2: MDSVAKALEEILTRALPQDCITVGVYEAAKSLNVDPDNVVLCILAADDEDVKDVALQIHFTLIQAFCCENDINILRVNNTRRLAQILAAGGGGGKQSGGEPLDLHCVLVTSPESSVWKDPALSKVNVFCRESRCMDQWVPIINLPER, translated from the exons ATGGATTCAGTGGCGAAAGCCTTAGAAGAAATCCTGACCAGAGCCTTGCCACAGGACTGCATAACTGTGGGCGTCTATGAGGCAGCAAAGTCCCTCAATGT GGACCCCGACAATGTGGTCTTGTGCATCTTGGCGGCCGATGACGAAGACGTGAAAGACGTGGCCCTGCAGATCCACTTTACGCTCATCCAGGCTTTCTGCTGCGAGAATGACATCAACATCCTGAGAGTGAACAACACCCGGCGCCTGGCTCAAATTCTGGcggcgggaggaggaggaggaaagcaGAGCGGGGGCGAGCCCTTGGACCTGCACTGTGTGCTTGTCACT AGCCCCGAGTCTTCCGTGTGGAAGGACCCCGCCTTGAGCAAAGTCAACGTCTTCTGCAGGGAGAGCCGATGTATGGACCAGTGGGTGCCCATCATCAACCTGCCCGAACGATGA